CTTGCCGGTGTCGGTGCGGTTCAGCACCAGCCACAACAGCCCAGTCACCGCCACCGCCATCCCCAGCCCGATCACCCGCGGGTAGGACAGAAGCAGCGGCCCCAGCGCCACCACCTGAAAGGAATAGTCGGTGTCGAGCGTGCGGGTGTCCGACTGGAACAGCGCCAGCAGCACATTCTCCAGCATGATCGACAGGCCCAGCGTTACCAGCAGGATGTTGCCGTCGTCGCCATGGCTGGCCGGCCCGACGACGAAGCGCTGCAGGCCGTAGCCGAGCGCGAACATCAGCGGCACCAGCGGCAGGATGACCAGATAGGGGTCGATCCCCAGCCCGGCCCAGGCGCCCCAGACCGCGAACATCGCGCAGGTCAGCAGCGCGCCGTGGGCGAAGTTGATGATGTGGAGCACGCCGTAGATCAGCGTCAGGCCGAGTGCGATCAGCGCATAGACCGCACCGGTCATCAGACCGTTCAGCGCCGCTTCCAGGATGATCTGAGGTGAATACATGGCAGCCCGCGCATGAGGGGAATGACCCCCTCGCCCGTTCGGGCGGCCGGTTCG
The sequence above is drawn from the Azospirillum lipoferum 4B genome and encodes:
- a CDS encoding branched-chain amino acid ABC transporter permease; the encoded protein is MYSPQIILEAALNGLMTGAVYALIALGLTLIYGVLHIINFAHGALLTCAMFAVWGAWAGLGIDPYLVILPLVPLMFALGYGLQRFVVGPASHGDDGNILLVTLGLSIMLENVLLALFQSDTRTLDTDYSFQVVALGPLLLSYPRVIGLGMAVAVTGLLWLVLNRTDTGKAIRAVAKEKLGANLVGIDVPHIYAVTFGLGCACLAVAAGLLMPTFYVNPRIGGAFVLVAFTVVVLGGMGSIPGALLGGLFIGVVESLCGLFLGDSLGQIGIFLIFIAVLLVRPTGLFGAKA